In Gymnogyps californianus isolate 813 chromosome 1, ASM1813914v2, whole genome shotgun sequence, the following are encoded in one genomic region:
- the SMIM30 gene encoding small integral membrane protein 30 → MPSTKNTSKLFLVLISLLLVLPVVEALDAGDTIAFLLGLAVSVVGFCACLGLYARKRNGQQ, encoded by the coding sequence ATGCCTTCTACCAAGAACACCTCGAAACTTTTCCTGGTCCTCATTTcattgctgctggtgctgccagTAGTTGAAGCGCTGGACGCAGGAGATACCATCGCCTTCCTACTAGGCCTCGCTGTCAGTGTCGTCGGATTCTGTGCCTGCCTTGGCTTGTACGCAAGGAAAAGGAATGGGCAGCAATGA